In Deinococcus reticulitermitis, a single window of DNA contains:
- the mnmE gene encoding tRNA uridine-5-carboxymethylaminomethyl(34) synthesis GTPase MnmE: protein MTHPAPSAGPHGTGPRRTGLADTIAAVATAPGHAGVGIVRVSGPDALRIADEVFGGRRRPSRTPGGRFLFGPLRAEDGELLDEGLCLVFRAPHSYTGEDVAEFQTHGSPAVLGQVLGRILALGARTARPGEFTLRAYLGGRLDLAQAEAVLGLVNAGTETARRQSALGLSGALGERVAGIAAGLTRTLAAIQALLDYPEEGVPDEDRAAPLAEAERDLRGLLGTARAGQVSTRGARLALVGRPNAGKSSLLNALLGYERSIVTPIPGTTRDYLEAGVELAGVPVTLVDTAGLRETDDVVEAAGVRQAAHLAAHADLVLVLEDGSAPREALPAELPEEGRVIRVQTKADLPPRWTDPAALRVSAVTGAGLPELREAIGQALLGDAARGEAWLTTERQADAARRALAHVGAAQTLPDDLAGFEIEEALHALAELTGQDVQEGVVDAVFRNFCVGK from the coding sequence CCGGCGCACCGGACTGGCCGACACCATCGCCGCCGTCGCCACCGCGCCGGGCCACGCGGGGGTGGGCATCGTGCGCGTGAGTGGTCCGGACGCGCTCAGAATCGCTGACGAGGTGTTCGGGGGCCGGCGCCGTCCGAGCCGCACCCCGGGCGGACGCTTCCTGTTCGGCCCCCTGCGGGCAGAGGACGGCGAACTGCTCGACGAGGGGCTGTGCCTCGTTTTCCGGGCGCCGCACAGCTACACCGGTGAGGACGTGGCCGAGTTTCAGACCCACGGCAGCCCCGCCGTGCTCGGGCAGGTGCTGGGCCGCATCCTCGCCCTCGGTGCCCGCACCGCGCGTCCCGGCGAGTTCACGCTGCGCGCCTACCTGGGGGGGCGGCTCGACCTCGCGCAGGCCGAGGCGGTGCTGGGGCTCGTCAACGCCGGTACCGAAACCGCCCGCCGGCAGAGTGCGCTGGGCCTGAGCGGCGCCCTCGGGGAGCGGGTCGCGGGCATCGCGGCGGGGCTCACGCGTACCCTCGCCGCGATTCAGGCGCTGCTCGACTACCCGGAAGAGGGCGTGCCCGACGAGGACCGCGCCGCGCCGCTGGCCGAGGCGGAGCGCGATCTGCGGGGGCTGCTCGGCACCGCCCGCGCCGGGCAGGTCAGCACGCGCGGGGCGCGGCTCGCGCTCGTCGGGCGGCCCAACGCCGGCAAAAGCAGCCTGCTCAATGCGCTGCTGGGCTACGAGCGCTCCATCGTCACGCCGATTCCCGGCACCACCCGCGACTACCTCGAAGCGGGCGTCGAGCTCGCCGGGGTGCCGGTCACGCTCGTGGATACGGCGGGTCTGCGCGAGACCGACGATGTGGTGGAGGCGGCGGGCGTGCGTCAGGCGGCCCATCTCGCGGCCCACGCCGACCTCGTGCTCGTGCTCGAAGATGGCAGCGCCCCGCGTGAAGCCCTTCCCGCCGAATTGCCGGAAGAGGGCCGGGTGATTCGCGTCCAGACGAAAGCCGACCTGCCGCCGCGCTGGACCGACCCCGCTGCTCTGCGGGTGAGCGCTGTGACGGGCGCGGGCCTCCCCGAGCTGCGGGAGGCGATCGGGCAGGCCCTGCTCGGCGACGCGGCGCGCGGGGAGGCGTGGCTCACCACCGAGCGCCAGGCCGACGCCGCACGCCGGGCGCTCGCCCATGTCGGGGCCGCGCAGACGCTCCCGGATGACCTCGCCGGCTTTGAAATCGAAGAAGCGTTGCACGCCCTGGCCGAGTTGACGGGTCAGGACGTGCAGGAAGGCGTGGTAGACGCGGTATTCCGGAATTTTTGCGTCGGCAAGTAG